From the genome of Phycisphaerae bacterium:
TTGGGACATAAACGTATTTTCCCGGCACCGGAATAATAAGGACGCAGTTTTACCATCCACATACCTTGCTTGACATTAAAACCAGGCACGAAATGTCCATTGTTGTCATTGGCATACATAGTTAACATCATACCCCATTGCTTGACGTTATTTCTGCATACCGTAGCCTTAGCCTGTCCCTGAGCTCTTCGTAAAGCCGGCATCAGCATAGCAAGCAATATAGCGATAATAGATATAACTACCAAAAGCTCAACTAATGTAAAACCGATTCGTTTTTTCATACCCAATTTTCCTTCCATATAAAATGGCCCCTCATCCCTTAGACTTTAATTATAGGGGGCTGATTGGAGGAAGTCAGCCCCCCTTCTTATATTAATATTTAAATTACGGCCACAATAATGGATTTTCCATCCATCGAGCCGCCATTACTGCGAAATCTTCAAAGTTCACCTGATCATCCGCAACTGCGTTAGCCTGGGATAATACAGGTTGTGTTATCGAACTTCCGCCGGCGAGCGACAAAATTTCCGCATCTGAAAGTGCCCGATTATACAAACGGAAATCATCCATAGCGCCTGCAAAGTAGCCGCCTTCACTGTCTTCGTATCTCCATGCGCCTATCGTAAAGTAACCGGTTCCCACCGCTCGCATGACTGGGGCGTTAGCATCTGCATACTCGGCCACGGCATAACCATTGCGGTATATCCTCATTATGCCGGTAGTATAGTCCTTGGTGAATGCATAATGTTCCCACTCGTTCAGAACATGCAGAGGATTGGTAAAACCATACCTTCCCCAGAACAGTTGATCCTGATAGGTGTTTGGATAGATTCCGCAGGTATATTGCAAATCTCCGGTCCATTCAGACCAAATCTGCAGATTTCCGCTGCCGGAACCGATTTGGAAGATTTGTTCGCCTGCCGCATGACCATTATCTTTAAGCCACAACGCAATTGTTGAACGTCCTCCAAGATTAACATCCTTAACGGCATTAGGAATTGGATCTAATGTCAAATATTGATAGGCACCATCAAAGACAAGGGCATTGCCGCTATAACCAGCTACAAAATCGCCGTCAAAAATAAGATACCCATCATAGCCATTACTCGAAGAATCATATGCGACAGCTCCGCCGGTTTCATCAAACTTATACCAGATAAGCAGGTTAGGATCCGAGGTGGGCGGTGCTGCTGCAGTAACCTGATAATCGCTATCCAGCCAACTGTCTACAAGGATTACGAAATCGTCCATATTAACCATACAGTCATTGTTGAAATCAGCATCGGCGTTTTGGTCAAGACTAATATTAAAACCTGTAGGACACCAACGAGGATACAGTGAAATATTGTCCACATAAAGAATACCCGAGCCGCCGGGCGAAACCTTGTCGCCTAAACCAATCTTAAGGTTCTTTACCTTTCCAAGATACACTCCGCCATCGCTGAATTTTTTCACATCAATAAGCCACCATGACCAATATTCATTCAACTGCTGGACAACTCCGTTCGAATCAGGATAGTTTACTGTAACACTGTGATTATTGAAATCTTTAACGGTAACGTACAACCTCTCAACCTGGTTGGTTGGCTCGCCGTGAAGTGAAATGCCCAGCAAAGCAACGCCTCCCCTAATCCAATTCCGCTTGTCTCCGGTCGTCGGGAGAGGATAATTAACTTCCGAATACCATGGAGAACTGCCGTTGTTGTAATTAATCTGCATAGCGTTATAATCAAGAGTGGCCGTTTCTCCATCTGAGAACAAAGTTGCAGTAGATATGCTGGCGCCGCCAGCAACTTTCCAGGCATCCGTTATCCACGGATGTGTGCTGCCGCCGGTTGGATAATAGCCGTCGAAATTGTCGATAAGCTTATAATCAGCAGTTGTAAACGTCCAAATCCGACCCTTCCAAAGGTTTGGCTCCGATGATATCGTGTTAACTTCATCTATTCTCCAATAATACCTCTTTGTACCCAAAAGAAGTTCTCCCGGATTATAAGACAAAGTTGTTACTCTTCCTCTATATATTCCAGCGGTCGATGTATCAGCGTTATTAACATCGCTTAAACTTGTTCCAAGGTATACATTATGTGCATTTGCTGAAATGCCTTTTGACCAGGCAAGTGTCGCATTGGCAACGACATTTTCTGCATTATTAACAGGAACAGGAGCCCATGCGATATTGGGATCCATAACGGTAAATCTCCATATTTTACCCTTATAGGTAACAGTATTAACTTCATCTATTCTCCAATAGTACGTCTTCAGTGCTGACAGAGCACTGGGAGGATCATAAGCTGCAACGGCATAGTTGCCCTTGAAAATTCCGGCAGGAGTAGTATGATCGGCCGTATTTACATCGCTAAAAGTTGTGCCTAAATAAACATCGTGAGATGCCGCACTGACACCCTTAGTCCAGTAAAGATTAACGTCCAAAGCAACTTCCTGAGCGTAATTCCCGGGGCTGGGTAACGATGCATAATTAGGATCTCCGGGCAGGCCGGTTACAGTAGTCTTACCGGCATTACGGACATCATAATCACATTGTATCTCTCCTAAACCGCTATAAGCCAAAACTTTGCTTTCACCCATAAGGTTGTTAATCGCCGTAACTTTATTTCCATTCAATATCAGCGTTCCGCCGGCAATATTTATCAGAGTTGTATCTCCAGTTTGACAATAGATGTCATTGGCTGCAATAGTTCCATTGTATAAATTAATATAGCCTGAGCCATGAGTGCCGGCCTGCTGGCCGGTATAAGAAGGCTGAAGTCCGCCTGGACACCGCAATGTTCCTATAACATTGACGTCACCATCGCGCACATTAAGATAACCGATGCCTTCGCTGCCGACCCATAAATCACCGCCGACATTAATAATACCGCCATTTATAACATTAACATCACCGGTAGCTTTGTTAGTGTTCCACGTTGTGTCCTTTGCTCCGATAGTCAGAGTACGAACTACATTAAGTGTTTCCCCATCAATATCCAGCGTAGCTATGCCTGGAACATCAGGGGCCCAATCGCCTACAAAAAGGTCGCGACAAATGTGAAAATTCGGATCAGGGTTGCAGGACGAATTTAGCGTACAGTATGCCGGAAGTGTGCTCATATGAACATCATTTACCTCCCTGGGCGGGGACGTAGCTGTACCGCCACCGATTGCACCATCATACCACCAGTTAGCCGGCTCCGTCCACAACGAACTGACAGGAGCAGGACTTTCGTCGGCGCCTTTCCACCACATATCCGGAGCCGCCGCAAAAATATTGGCGGCCAATACTAATTGCAAAGCAATGGAAACAATTATAAATAATATTGGTTTCCTACACATTTCTTGTCCTCCTTCTATATCTGAAATATATCTTTGATTTATACATAATACCAAAATATAAGACTTATATGCTTTGCTGATACATGCAAAAAGACAAAATTTAAATAAAGGGGCCGCCTAAATTGCGGCCCCAAAAACGCATTTTAAGCAATTATGCTCTTTTCCTGCGAACTAAAGCTAATCCGCCAAGACCAAGCATAACCATTGTTGCCGGCTCCGGAACAGACGCATTGTCATAAACAACTCCGTCTCCGCTGGTCCAGCCCCACTGCTCGATTTTGAAAGAAATATGTGCTGTTCCTTCCGGAGCAGTCCATAATCCTTCGCCTGTAGATGCACTGAACAGGTGCCAGGCATCATCACCGCCGCCAGTAGTGGTGTAGTCAAAGATTGGTACATAAGCATAGTTAATATAGGCCCAAGAGGAATCCAAATACTGAACGGTTAGACCTGCTCCATTCCAACTGCCCGATGGTACATAATACGCCACACCAACGGTAACATTTAAACCTTCATACGCCGCAACATCCTGACCAATCTGACCGCTCGAACCATTACCAGTAAATAGTTGCGCGGCATAAGAGCCTTCATAAACCGGGCTAGTTACAATTCCAACAGCTTGGTTGTCCGTATCGGCCAAATACGTCCACCAGCCCTCGAAAGTTCCTGTTTCGAATCCGCTGTTCCAAAGCAGATTCACGGCTTGAGCAGGAACAACAGCCGCTGCCAATACCATAATGACACATAGAATTTTCTTTACCATCTTCTCTTCTCCTAAAAAAATATTAATATTTTGAAGACATTTACTTTTGACGCTACTCTTTTTCATCTATCCCAAGGCCCTCCTAAACAATACAATAAGATTGTATCTGCCGAACTTACAATAATTATACCAAAACGCATTTCTCCAATGAACGCCACTTTGCGTTTATTTTTAACCATTTTGCGGCTAAAGCTTGACTTCAAATAGCCCTGAAGGGTATTATTAGACATTATAATAATTGCATATTATTCCTGAAATCAGGCTCAATATCCGGCATAAACTGGTAAGTAGTTAATAAAGGTGGTTAATATGTGGAAAGTTATATTGCTATTCGACACATCAGGAGCAGCCTCCAGAAGAACTATACAGGGGATAGCAAGATATTCGAGCATTCACGGCCCATGGGTCTTTTTCAGAGATCCGCCGTTTTATATGATCACCAATGGCAAGTTGAAAACAATAAAAAAGCTGCCTGATTTGGGCGACCAGAAAGCAGACGGTATTATCGCCCACATAGCCTATACAAGAAACGGCAGTCAGTTCATACCGGAGGAAATACCGGCGATAGTAAGTCCCTACTCGATACAGCAGTTTCCTAATTTTCGAAATTTGATTACCGATAACGTCGCTCTTGGAAAAATGGCGGCAGAATATTTTCTTGATCGCGGATTCCGCAATTTTGCATATTGCGGTTTTGGCGGTATGTACTGGTCGCGTGAGAGAGGAGAGAGTTTCGCTAAACGGATTACAAAAGCAGGCTTCAAAACACATTTTTATCAATACGGTCAATTATGGTCGCGACGAAAACCTTCCAGGGCGGACAACCAGGCGCTGCTCGCCGAGTGGCTAAAATCGCTGCCGAAACCGTTGGCCGTTATGGCGTGCAATGATGACCGCGGGCAGGATATCACAGAGTCCTGTAAAATCGCGGGCTTGCATGTGCCGTATGACGTAGCGGTGCTCGGAGTGGATAATGATGACATGGTCTGCGATTTGACTAATCCCCCGCTTTCGAGCATAGCGGTAAATAATGAAAGGGCAGGATACGAAGCGGCAGAACTGCTTGATTATATGATGGCCGGCAAAAAAACCACTAAGCAGGTGATAGTAGCCCGGCCGACACATATCGTAACCAGACAATCAACTGACGTCTTCGCGGCAGAAGACCGGGACGTAGGCAAGGCACTGCGTTTTATCAACGAACACGCCAAGGAGTTAATTCGTGTCGATGAAGTGGTAAGTGCCGCGGCTTTGTCACGCCGTGTACTTGAACGACGATTCCGTCAGGCTCTCGGACGTTCAATACTCGAAGAAATCAGACGTGTGCGCATCGAACAGGTCATCAGAATGCTTGTCGATACAAATATGCCGATATCCCAAATAGCGGATGCCCTCGGATACGCCGGTTTTGAGCATATCGCAAGATACTTCCGTCAGGAGAAAGGAATGAGCCTGCTGGCTTATCGAAAACAATATGGTCAGAAATAAACGTTTTCCCATTGTTATCATCATTGCTGTCTGTTTGGCAATATGCGCTAATTTATTTGCAGCGGATGAGCCATTTAAAATGCCTGCAAATAAATCGCCCCAGGAAATACGCGGTGAGATTAACGTCTGGGCATGGACAATTGCCGCAGGCAGCCTGCAGAAGTTACTGCCTCAGTTCAATGAGAAATATCCTAATATTAAAGTAAATATAAGTAAGACCGGATGGCAGGTTCAGTCGCGCCTTTTGCTTTCGCTGGCTGCAGGAGTCGGTGCGCCGGACATAACACAGTTGCTGGGAATGGAAACACAGAGATATACTTTTACCGGCCAGCTTATGGATTTAACCGGCGTCGCCGGACAATACGAAAAAGACTTCGTTCCATCGACATGGAAGAATTGTCTGTACGAAGGAAAGTTGTGCGCGATTCCATGGGACTTCGGTCCATGCGCGGTTTTTTACAAGAGACACATCTTTAAACAATACAATATAGACCCGAACACAATCGAGACATGGGACGATTACGTCGCGGCTGGTAAAATTATTTTTGAAAAATCGAATGGCAAGACCAAAATGTTTCATCTGCCGACAGGTATGCTTTTTGAAGTATATCTGATTATGATCCAGCAGAACGGCGGACAGCTTTTTGATGACCAGGGACGGATTGCAGTTAACTCGAAAGAATCGCTGCAGGTAATCTCCCTGCTGAAACGAATGCTCGAATCCGGCGTAACAGTCAACGACCCCCTTTACACCCACGCTCACTACGCCTCGTTAAGAATGGATACTGTTGCCACATATCCGATGGCGGCATGGTGGGGTGGAACAATCAAAGACTACGCTCCTGAGACTGCCGGCGACTGGGGAATTTTCAGACTTCCCGCTTTAGAGCCGGGCGGACTTCGTGCAAGCAGTTCCGGCGGTTCGGTCTTAGTCATTCCCGACCAGTGCAAAAATAAGGAAGCAGTCTGGGCATTCGTGGATTTCGCCTTATGCAATACAAAGGCACAGATAGAGCAATACAAAAATTTCGATTTGTTTCCGACCTGGCTGCCGGCGTATAAGGACCCGTTCTTTGACGAGCCTGACCCATTCTATGGAGGTCAAAAAGTCAGACATTTATTTGCCCGGGATATTGAAAAAATTCCGCCGCTGAACCGAACGAAGGATTGGCCTGAGGGTCAGGCATATCTGGCACAATCGCTAACTAGTTGGGCGTCGCGTGGAATGGTTGATACTGAAAAGATGCTCGACGACCTGGAAAAAAAACTCGGCCGTCGGTTGAGTCGCGAAATTTCCCCTTCCTCATTAAAATTTACCCGAGGAAATTAATATGAGTACCGTTAAAAAAAGAAGCTTGCTTTCAAAACTATGGGAATACAGGCATTTTTACCTGTTTATTTCACCTTTCTTTATTCTGTTCGCTGTGTTCGGACTTTATCCTCTTATTTTCTCGATGTACCTGAGCTTTGTGGAATGGGACGGGCTGGGCGCACGAAAATGGGTGGGATTTAACAACTTTATTAATATGTTTTACGATGATATTTTTTTCAAGTCCCTGTGGAATACTTTGGTTATTGGAATTATACATATCCCGCCGATGTTCCTCGGAGCTTTTTTATTCGCCCTGATTCTGAACGCCTCATGGCTGAAGTTTCGCGGCCTGTTCCGCGCGGCCTTTTTCCTGCCTTGTGTTACTCCGATGGTAGTTATCGCTATCGTTTTCGGACTGCTTTACGGTCAGGATACAGGTTTTTTAAATTATCTGATTGTAAAGATTGGCGAATTACTCCCCTGGCTGCATTTAAAACCTATTCCATGGTTAGTCAGCGAGCAATGGTCGAAACCGTCGATTGCAGTCCTGCTGGTCTGGCGTTGGACCGGATATAATATGGTTATAATGCTGGCCGGGCTGCAGGGTATTTCAACGGAGTATTACGAAGCCGCCAAAATAGACGGAGCGAGCACATTTCAGCAAATGCGGTATATAACTTTGCCGTTAATGCGGCCCATCTTTGTCTTCTGCGGGATAATGTCATTAATCGGAACAGTATTTATGTTCGATGAGGTGTTTGTATTAACCGCGGGCGGCCCCGGCGTCTCATCGACTAATTTCGGTCTGTATCTTTTTAATACATCCTTCACTGATTTCAGGTTCGGGCGGGCATCTGCAATGGCTTATACCGTTGCACTGATTGTCCTTATGCTTACACTCATGATTCTAAAGTTCAGGAAGTCAGCAGCGGAGTAATAATATGTTAAAAAAACAAATTTCCAGCAGCCGACGCAAACAACTCTTTCAGAGATTGGCTATCTACGTAGGCCTGGCGATACTGGTTGTTATTTTTATATTTCCTTTTTACTGGCTGTTTATTTCGGCTTTCAAAAGCAAAGAGCAGATATTTACGATTCCTCCGACTTTTCTGCCTCATCCGTGGCATCTGGGCAACTTTATCAGAGTCTTCACGGAAACCAATATTATTCGGTGCTTCTTTAACTCCGTAATCCTTGCCATCGGCTATTGCACCCTTGCTTTATTTTTGTGTTCGCTGGGCGGATACGCCTTTGCCAAATACACCCGTGCGCCGGGCCACAATAAACTTTTCATCTTCGTGCTTGGAACAATGATGATTCCCGGCGCAGTAACGTTGATTCCTGTTTTTATGGTGCTCTGTAAGCTGCACATGGTCAACACATATTGGGCTATAATAATTCCCGGCGCCGCAAATGCATTCGGTATTTTCTGGATGCGTCAGTATATCAGCAGCAATCTCCCAAGCGACCTGATGGACGCCGCGAGGATTGACGGCTGCGGCGAGTTCGGAATTTATTGGCGAATCGCCCTGCCTGTTGCAAGGCCGGCGTTGGCAGCCCTTGGAATACTTTTCCTCATCGGAATATGGAACAACCTGATGTGGGCTTTTATCGTACTGCGGACAGAAGATATGTACACACTGCCGCTGATGATTTATCTGCTCAATGGTGAGTTGCGAACTCCTTATGAACTGATTATGGCGTCAGGGCTGGTGGCGACGCTTCCTCTCGTCATAGCTTTTCTGCTCTTCCAGAAACATTTTATCCAGGGTATTATGGCCGGCTCCATCAAGGCCTAATTTAGAACTTATAGAAGAACTGGAAATAAAACTGCCGTCCGGGTATCTCGGTGAAGCTTGTCGCCGAACCTGACCATTGCCTGCCTCCCTCGGTATGCGACTGGTCAAAGAGATTGGTAACGCCGATAGCAAGTTCAGCCGTATCTTTCCAGATGCTTCTGGCCAGGCGAACATCGAGTCTCCATGTGGAGTCTGTTTCTTCTATAGTATCGAGTGACTTGGTAATCCCTGCGCCGGTCCAATACAATTGAGTATTCAGCGTGGTGGATTTATCCAGATAAAAACGGTTGGTCAAACCTGCACGCTGCTGCGGACTCAGCATCATATCCAGTTTGTCACCATTACCATACCCGGTAAGTTCATTTCTGCACGATTGATGCATATACGTATGGAACCCACGTATAAGCCACCAATCGACAGGTCTCCAGTCGACCGACGTCTCAACGCCGTAAGTTGTAACATTATACATATTTTTGAATTGTTGGTGCCAGCTCGGGACTGTCAGGGTCTCTAAGGATATCAGGTCTTTAGTCTGATTGACGTATCCTTCAACATTAACTGATACGTTTTTCGCCCATTGCCCGCGGTAACCGACTTCGTAGGAAACCGATTCTTCATTCTTCAGAGAATCGTTTCCGAACTTACCCCATGATATACTGCTGTTTAAAAATTCTTCCCGTATAGTCGGCCTTCTAAATGCCTTTGATATTGCACCCCTTATAAAATGTTTCGGCGTAAACTCCCAGACCAAAGCCATACTTCCTGCCCAGTCATAGTTTGTAAACTCATTATAATGTCCTCTGAAACCAATGGTGTACCACAGGTTGTCAGCCAGGGTAATCTCATCTTCAATAAAAGCACTGACCTGGTCGTTGGCAAAACTCGACGGGGAAGTAGGATTAAATTGTCCTGCCATATGCGTCGTGCTGCTGTACATATCCCGTGTGTAGTCCGCCCCCAGAACAAAGTTGTGCTTATCGCGCACAAAGTTATACTGTACTTCGACCATTTCCTCATGAGAGCGTGTGTCTCCGCCAAGCCAGTTTCCCCAGTCCGGATCATCCTTCCAGTTATTCTTGTTACGCGTAATATAGCTTTCTGTCCACCGTATTTGAAACTTACTATCATCATCAAAAGTTTTCTCAAATAGAAGATTCATATACTGGAGAGCCTCACCTGCATTCTGCTGGCCGCCTGTAAAGGTCAGCATCTTATCATCGTCCAGTTTAAGTTCACCGCGCACGGTGCTTTGGAATGCATCGTAATCGTCGCCATTAAATCTATTAATGTCGCCGTTATAGTCGCGGGTAAATCCTTTTTCGTGAGAGGTACCCACCATGCCTCGATAGGAGAAAGGGCCGTCGGTGCCGCCGTATCGTATAAATCCCTGCTGCAATTCGCGGCTGCCCACACTGCCGGAAACCAGTCCGCCCTGAGTATCGGCCGCTTTTTTAGTGATAATATTAATTACACCATTCATCGCGTTGACGCCCCAGACAACACCGCCGGAACCGCGAATGACTTCGATTCGTTCAATCTCGTCCAGGAATACCGGATTCAGGTAAAACAAAGTTCCGCCGAGATACGGGTCGTACAACGGCCGGCCGTCCAGCAGAACCTGCATTCTTTCATTACTCCACTTGGCAAATCCTCGGCTGCCTACTTCATAAACAAGCCCTTTAGTCCGGAACACATCCATTCCGGGCACCTGCCGGAAAAGTTCCTCTATTCTTACTGGACCTGCCTGCCTGATATCTTCTGCTGTTATTACATACACCGCTCGGGACGCTCGATTTAAGGATTGAGACCTACGTGCCGAAGAGGTAATTTCCACCTTCATCAGGTCCTCAAGGGACATACTGAATAAACTATTCGTATCGGAAGACTCTGCACCAAAAGCGTCAAGCGAAACCGATAAAAGAATCAACAGAAATGCAATAACACAAAAAGCTGACCCCGCCCTGCAACTTTTGCCCTTTATTTTAAGCATACAGTATTCCTAATTAAACAACGCAATTGCAACCTCTGTCGTAATATCGTCTTATTGGAAATCTTAAATAATACTATTTTGCGTTTTTCTTTAACCATTTTGCGGCACAAACTCATTTCCCCAAAGCATGTGAAGCCTGTTATTGGACATTGTGACAATTATGTGTTGTCTATGAAATTCAGAATATTATGAGAAGTCTTTTGGAGATGACATAAAAAAACTGCCCGGCGGATAACCGGGCAGTTTTTTTATACTTGTTGGAAAACCCTCAGTTTTACGGGCGCGTACCGCCGCCAAGAATCACCAGACCTTTTGTCATTTCAACGTTTTTCCAGTTCCCGTCAATCGGTTTGAACAACGCCCTGTTGCCGACCGGCGAACTGAATATCCATGCCGGCTCCCAGTAAACCACGTTACTATTTATTGCCAGCACATCAGCGATATATTTTGCCTGGGTATCTTCGGTTGCTGAATTGCCCCTGTAGTAGTCTCCCAATTCGCAGATTACAATTTCTTTTTTATACGACTTGGCCTGTTCATGAATGACCCTGAAGTTGTTGATATTGCCATGATGCTCCGGATAGTAAGACAGCCCTATCACATCGAACGAGACGCTTGATGCGAGAAGATTATCAAAGAACCATTTGAGGTCCGCTGCTTTGTTCTCAGCGACATGAATTATACTGAGCCCGCCCCCTCCGTCCTTGATTCCTTTGTGGGCCGAGGTAATAAGTTCTCTAAGAGTCGCCCAATTTCCATCACAGGCGTTTCCTTCCGGCCAGAGCATGCCGCAGTTTGTCTCATTGCCAATCTGTGTGTAGTCCGGCTTTATCTGCGAGCAGACATCTTTCGTATAATCATAAACTTTGGCAACAAGTTGTTCCTTAGTCAGACCGGCCCACGCTGCAGGTTTTGTCTGCACGCCAGGATTGGCCCATGTGTCGGAGTAATGAATATCCAGCATAATTTTCATCCCGGCTGCTTTGCATCTCTCGGTCAGGGCTTTCACATAGTCAAGGTTCATAGCTACCCCGGCGTCATTAGTGTCAGGGTTAACGAATAATCGTATACGAACAAGGTCTATGCCGTGATTCTTTAAAATAGTGAGAAGGTCTTTTTGTACGCCATCATCGTTGTACTTGACGCCATCAGCTTCCTGCCGAGTTAGTATGGATATGTCCACGCCTCTAAAGGCATAGGCTTTGTTTGGCATCACAACACACATTAAAAGTAATACTGCAATCGCCGAATAAATAATTTTCCTGTACATTATTTTTTCCTTTCAAAAATAATCTCAACGAAGTTTTCCCAGCGTCACATTCTCCAGTTCGATAGCGCAGGGGCCGTCGTTATAATCCTGAATAAATCGGGTACCAATTGAAATTTGCAGCGACTCTACGTTTTCAATATGAAGCCTGTCTCCTTCACCGCCGCGGTTGGTCGGCGTTGAAAGCCAATAAGAATGGCCCGACCAGCCTCGCGG
Proteins encoded in this window:
- a CDS encoding LamG domain-containing protein, whose protein sequence is MCRKPILFIIVSIALQLVLAANIFAAAPDMWWKGADESPAPVSSLWTEPANWWYDGAIGGGTATSPPREVNDVHMSTLPAYCTLNSSCNPDPNFHICRDLFVGDWAPDVPGIATLDIDGETLNVVRTLTIGAKDTTWNTNKATGDVNVINGGIINVGGDLWVGSEGIGYLNVRDGDVNVIGTLRCPGGLQPSYTGQQAGTHGSGYINLYNGTIAANDIYCQTGDTTLINIAGGTLILNGNKVTAINNLMGESKVLAYSGLGEIQCDYDVRNAGKTTVTGLPGDPNYASLPSPGNYAQEVALDVNLYWTKGVSAASHDVYLGTTFSDVNTADHTTPAGIFKGNYAVAAYDPPSALSALKTYYWRIDEVNTVTYKGKIWRFTVMDPNIAWAPVPVNNAENVVANATLAWSKGISANAHNVYLGTSLSDVNNADTSTAGIYRGRVTTLSYNPGELLLGTKRYYWRIDEVNTISSEPNLWKGRIWTFTTADYKLIDNFDGYYPTGGSTHPWITDAWKVAGGASISTATLFSDGETATLDYNAMQINYNNGSSPWYSEVNYPLPTTGDKRNWIRGGVALLGISLHGEPTNQVERLYVTVKDFNNHSVTVNYPDSNGVVQQLNEYWSWWLIDVKKFSDGGVYLGKVKNLKIGLGDKVSPGGSGILYVDNISLYPRWCPTGFNISLDQNADADFNNDCMVNMDDFVILVDSWLDSDYQVTAAAPPTSDPNLLIWYKFDETGGAVAYDSSSNGYDGYLIFDGDFVAGYSGNALVFDGAYQYLTLDPIPNAVKDVNLGGRSTIALWLKDNGHAAGEQIFQIGSGSGNLQIWSEWTGDLQYTCGIYPNTYQDQLFWGRYGFTNPLHVLNEWEHYAFTKDYTTGIMRIYRNGYAVAEYADANAPVMRAVGTGYFTIGAWRYEDSEGGYFAGAMDDFRLYNRALSDAEILSLAGGSSITQPVLSQANAVADDQVNFEDFAVMAARWMENPLLWP
- a CDS encoding PEP-CTERM sorting domain-containing protein; amino-acid sequence: MVKKILCVIMVLAAAVVPAQAVNLLWNSGFETGTFEGWWTYLADTDNQAVGIVTSPVYEGSYAAQLFTGNGSSGQIGQDVAAYEGLNVTVGVAYYVPSGSWNGAGLTVQYLDSSWAYINYAYVPIFDYTTTGGGDDAWHLFSASTGEGLWTAPEGTAHISFKIEQWGWTSGDGVVYDNASVPEPATMVMLGLGGLALVRRKRA
- a CDS encoding DNA-binding transcriptional regulator translates to MWKVILLFDTSGAASRRTIQGIARYSSIHGPWVFFRDPPFYMITNGKLKTIKKLPDLGDQKADGIIAHIAYTRNGSQFIPEEIPAIVSPYSIQQFPNFRNLITDNVALGKMAAEYFLDRGFRNFAYCGFGGMYWSRERGESFAKRITKAGFKTHFYQYGQLWSRRKPSRADNQALLAEWLKSLPKPLAVMACNDDRGQDITESCKIAGLHVPYDVAVLGVDNDDMVCDLTNPPLSSIAVNNERAGYEAAELLDYMMAGKKTTKQVIVARPTHIVTRQSTDVFAAEDRDVGKALRFINEHAKELIRVDEVVSAAALSRRVLERRFRQALGRSILEEIRRVRIEQVIRMLVDTNMPISQIADALGYAGFEHIARYFRQEKGMSLLAYRKQYGQK
- a CDS encoding sugar ABC transporter substrate-binding protein, with the translated sequence MPANKSPQEIRGEINVWAWTIAAGSLQKLLPQFNEKYPNIKVNISKTGWQVQSRLLLSLAAGVGAPDITQLLGMETQRYTFTGQLMDLTGVAGQYEKDFVPSTWKNCLYEGKLCAIPWDFGPCAVFYKRHIFKQYNIDPNTIETWDDYVAAGKIIFEKSNGKTKMFHLPTGMLFEVYLIMIQQNGGQLFDDQGRIAVNSKESLQVISLLKRMLESGVTVNDPLYTHAHYASLRMDTVATYPMAAWWGGTIKDYAPETAGDWGIFRLPALEPGGLRASSSGGSVLVIPDQCKNKEAVWAFVDFALCNTKAQIEQYKNFDLFPTWLPAYKDPFFDEPDPFYGGQKVRHLFARDIEKIPPLNRTKDWPEGQAYLAQSLTSWASRGMVDTEKMLDDLEKKLGRRLSREISPSSLKFTRGN
- a CDS encoding sugar ABC transporter permease — its product is MSTVKKRSLLSKLWEYRHFYLFISPFFILFAVFGLYPLIFSMYLSFVEWDGLGARKWVGFNNFINMFYDDIFFKSLWNTLVIGIIHIPPMFLGAFLFALILNASWLKFRGLFRAAFFLPCVTPMVVIAIVFGLLYGQDTGFLNYLIVKIGELLPWLHLKPIPWLVSEQWSKPSIAVLLVWRWTGYNMVIMLAGLQGISTEYYEAAKIDGASTFQQMRYITLPLMRPIFVFCGIMSLIGTVFMFDEVFVLTAGGPGVSSTNFGLYLFNTSFTDFRFGRASAMAYTVALIVLMLTLMILKFRKSAAE
- a CDS encoding carbohydrate ABC transporter permease, which produces MLKKQISSSRRKQLFQRLAIYVGLAILVVIFIFPFYWLFISAFKSKEQIFTIPPTFLPHPWHLGNFIRVFTETNIIRCFFNSVILAIGYCTLALFLCSLGGYAFAKYTRAPGHNKLFIFVLGTMMIPGAVTLIPVFMVLCKLHMVNTYWAIIIPGAANAFGIFWMRQYISSNLPSDLMDAARIDGCGEFGIYWRIALPVARPALAALGILFLIGIWNNLMWAFIVLRTEDMYTLPLMIYLLNGELRTPYELIMASGLVATLPLVIAFLLFQKHFIQGIMAGSIKA
- a CDS encoding TonB-dependent receptor, with the protein product MLKIKGKSCRAGSAFCVIAFLLILLSVSLDAFGAESSDTNSLFSMSLEDLMKVEITSSARRSQSLNRASRAVYVITAEDIRQAGPVRIEELFRQVPGMDVFRTKGLVYEVGSRGFAKWSNERMQVLLDGRPLYDPYLGGTLFYLNPVFLDEIERIEVIRGSGGVVWGVNAMNGVINIITKKAADTQGGLVSGSVGSRELQQGFIRYGGTDGPFSYRGMVGTSHEKGFTRDYNGDINRFNGDDYDAFQSTVRGELKLDDDKMLTFTGGQQNAGEALQYMNLLFEKTFDDDSKFQIRWTESYITRNKNNWKDDPDWGNWLGGDTRSHEEMVEVQYNFVRDKHNFVLGADYTRDMYSSTTHMAGQFNPTSPSSFANDQVSAFIEDEITLADNLWYTIGFRGHYNEFTNYDWAGSMALVWEFTPKHFIRGAISKAFRRPTIREEFLNSSISWGKFGNDSLKNEESVSYEVGYRGQWAKNVSVNVEGYVNQTKDLISLETLTVPSWHQQFKNMYNVTTYGVETSVDWRPVDWWLIRGFHTYMHQSCRNELTGYGNGDKLDMMLSPQQRAGLTNRFYLDKSTTLNTQLYWTGAGITKSLDTIEETDSTWRLDVRLARSIWKDTAELAIGVTNLFDQSHTEGGRQWSGSATSFTEIPGRQFYFQFFYKF